One window of Oncorhynchus keta strain PuntledgeMale-10-30-2019 unplaced genomic scaffold, Oket_V2 Un_contig_2374_pilon_pilon, whole genome shotgun sequence genomic DNA carries:
- the LOC127921829 gene encoding zinc finger protein 180-like produces MLTREELHRCSDCGKSYSRSDSLKVHQRIHTGRHHCCSDCGKRFTSSADLKRHQRIHTGEKPNSCNQCGKSFSVTSSLKAHHKTHTREKSYSCDQCGKSFVTSSILTTHQRTHTGEKPYSCDRCGKSFTTSNQLTIHQRIHTGEKPYHCSDCGRSFVSSQYLKSHKRTHTIGKPYHCSDCGKCFVSSQYLKSHQKTHTGEKPYSCDQCGKRFSHSSNLMVHLRTHTGEKPYSCDQCGKSFTSFSQLTIHQRIHTGEKPYHCSDCGKSFVSSQNLKSHEKTHTGEKPYSCDQCGRSFTHSRNMISHQRTHTG; encoded by the exons atgttgaccAG GGAAGAACTTCAccgctgctctgactgtgggaagagttatTCAAGATCAGATTCACTAAAAGTACACCAGAGAATTCACACAGGAAGACatcactgctgctctgactgtgggaagaggttTACCTCTTCAGCAGACCTCAAAAGACATCAGAgaatacatacaggagagaaaccgaatagctgtaatcaatgtgggaagagttttagtgTTACAAGCAGCCTGAAAGCacaccacaaaacacacaccagagagaaaTCGTATAgttgtgatcaatgtgggaagagttttgttacATCTAGCATTCTGACtacacaccagagaacacacacaggagagaaaccttatagctgtgatcggtgtgggaagagttttactacatCTAACCAACTGACTatacaccagagaatacacacaggagagaaaccttaccactgctctgactgtggaaggAGTTTTGTTTCTTCCCAATATTTAAAATCacacaagagaacacacacaatagggaaaccttaccactgctctgactgtggaaaatgttTTGTTTCTTCACAATATTTAAAATCacaccagaaaacacacacaggtgagaagccttatagctgtgatcaatgtgggaagagatttAGTCACTCAAGCAACCTGATGGTACATTTGAGAacgcacactggagagaaaccttatagctgtgatcaatgtgggaagagttttacttcATTTAGCCAGCTGACTatacaccagagaatacacacaggagagaaaccttaccactgctctgactgtggaaagagttttgtttCGTCCCAAAATTTAAAATCACAcgagaaaacacacacaggagaaaagccttatagctgtgatcaatgtgggaggaGTTTTACTCACTCAAGGAACATGATATCACAccaaagaacacacacaggatag